The Octadecabacter arcticus 238 genome contains a region encoding:
- a CDS encoding twin-arginine translocation pathway signal protein, producing the protein MTDQKEGTSRRDFLKIAGTAAPAAVLAVSSGGAAQAAAPADLSSETMQDTAHTRAYLESTRF; encoded by the coding sequence ATGACCGACCAAAAAGAAGGCACAAGTCGTCGCGACTTTCTTAAAATCGCAGGCACAGCAGCCCCGGCTGCTGTCTTGGCTGTCAGTTCCGGCGGGGCAGCACAGGCTGCAGCACCTGCTGATCTTTCATCCGAGACGATGCAAGACACCGCTCACACGCGGGCTTATCTCGAAAGTACACGCTTTTAG
- a CDS encoding formate dehydrogenase subunit gamma yields MHRIFAVFMVCLTCVTSVSAQVSDAPGQSTVETNPTVSTLEDIMRRQEGLTVDEGDRAASVGDPANAQPADGQLGTLGGASDADLWRAFRFNEADITTQARVPAATTLIQDGGMWWLKFRAGPLLQIGVYLLGGTLLALTVFYLIRGRIRIHGEKTGRTIVRFTSFERFGHWLLATSFVVLGITGLISLFGRKVLIPAFGHETFSFIAVSSKWVHNNISWAFMVALIIIFVFWVVHNIPDRTDLRWLAKAGGLFGGEHPPAKKFNAGQKLIFWAVIILGGSISVSGLSLLFPFEFNLFGHTFSLLNDWGVPGWFGAADLPHPLEPQEEMQYAQLWHALISLVLTAIIIAHIYLGSVGMEGAFDAMGKGEVEEQWAREHHSIWAEEMTGTQTSSKKEV; encoded by the coding sequence ATGCATCGTATCTTCGCTGTTTTCATGGTCTGCCTCACCTGTGTCACATCCGTTTCAGCGCAGGTTAGCGATGCGCCGGGCCAAAGTACTGTGGAAACAAATCCAACAGTGTCGACCCTGGAAGACATTATGCGTCGCCAGGAAGGTTTAACGGTCGATGAGGGTGATCGCGCTGCCAGTGTTGGCGATCCTGCCAATGCGCAGCCTGCCGATGGTCAGTTGGGCACGCTTGGCGGTGCTTCCGATGCTGATCTTTGGCGCGCTTTTCGCTTTAACGAGGCGGACATTACGACACAGGCCCGCGTTCCGGCCGCGACTACGCTGATCCAAGATGGCGGTATGTGGTGGCTAAAATTCCGCGCTGGCCCGCTGTTGCAAATCGGTGTCTATTTGCTGGGTGGAACGCTGCTGGCGCTCACGGTGTTCTATCTAATCCGGGGACGCATCCGCATTCATGGTGAAAAGACCGGTCGCACTATCGTGCGGTTCACATCTTTTGAACGCTTTGGTCACTGGTTACTCGCGACGTCATTTGTCGTGCTTGGCATCACCGGTCTTATCTCTCTGTTTGGTCGCAAAGTGCTGATCCCTGCCTTTGGCCATGAGACATTTTCGTTCATCGCCGTGAGCAGCAAATGGGTGCACAATAATATTTCATGGGCGTTTATGGTCGCGCTCATCATCATTTTCGTTTTCTGGGTTGTGCACAACATTCCCGACCGAACAGACCTGCGTTGGCTCGCAAAGGCGGGCGGGCTTTTCGGGGGCGAACATCCGCCTGCCAAAAAATTTAACGCCGGACAAAAGTTGATCTTTTGGGCCGTTATCATTCTTGGTGGCTCGATTTCCGTTTCGGGCCTATCATTGCTGTTCCCGTTTGAATTCAATCTCTTTGGTCACACGTTTTCCTTGCTTAATGATTGGGGCGTGCCAGGCTGGTTTGGGGCTGCCGATCTGCCACATCCGCTCGAGCCACAAGAAGAGATGCAGTACGCGCAACTGTGGCACGCGCTTATCAGCCTTGTCCTGACGGCCATTATCATTGCGCATATCTACCTTGGATCAGTCGGCATGGAAGGAGCGTTTGACGCGATGGGTAAGGGAGAGGTCGAAGAACAATGGGCCCGTGAACATCACAGCATTTGGGCGGAAGAGATGACTGGCACCCAAACTTCATCCAAAAAGGAGGTTTGA
- a CDS encoding sulfurtransferase TusA family protein — protein MNDEQLVDARGLLCPLPVLKLRKKLQSVPSGTLLQLLATDPAAVVDVPHFCMESGHELVEINDDGTATTYSVRKA, from the coding sequence ATGAATGATGAACAGCTGGTCGATGCCCGCGGGCTTTTATGCCCCCTGCCAGTCTTGAAGCTGCGCAAAAAGTTGCAATCGGTCCCGTCGGGGACCTTGTTACAACTATTGGCGACTGATCCAGCGGCAGTCGTCGACGTGCCACATTTCTGCATGGAAAGCGGCCATGAGTTGGTCGAAATCAACGATGATGGGACGGCCACGACCTACAGCGTGCGTAAGGCTTAA
- a CDS encoding TorD/DmsD family molecular chaperone: MSVATKIPEVEAEDRLRADLYNYLGVMLSGPPDQTLLEQTAALTGDSTPLGVAISGLARVAKVSKRKGVRSEFNTLFIGLGRGELLPYASYYLTGFLNEKPLANLRATMASFGMTRADDVFEPEDNISSLMEMMAGMIVGRFGRIASGAEQNSFFNAHIGTWATHYFNDLQAAKSSVLYASVGAVGAAFMDIEREAFRMTAD; encoded by the coding sequence ATGAGCGTCGCGACCAAAATTCCTGAGGTTGAAGCCGAAGATCGCCTTCGGGCTGATCTTTATAACTACCTTGGCGTAATGCTATCTGGTCCACCTGACCAAACCCTGCTGGAACAAACGGCCGCGCTGACGGGCGATAGCACACCACTTGGTGTGGCGATCAGCGGACTTGCCCGCGTCGCGAAGGTGTCTAAGCGAAAGGGTGTTCGCTCAGAGTTCAACACGCTTTTTATTGGTTTGGGCCGGGGAGAGCTGTTGCCCTATGCCAGTTACTATCTCACCGGCTTTTTGAACGAAAAGCCTTTGGCCAATCTGCGCGCGACCATGGCCAGCTTTGGCATGACGCGGGCAGATGACGTGTTTGAACCCGAAGACAATATCTCATCCCTGATGGAAATGATGGCCGGTATGATCGTCGGCCGCTTCGGGCGGATTGCAAGCGGTGCAGAGCAAAACAGTTTCTTCAATGCGCATATCGGAACTTGGGCCACGCATTACTTTAACGATTTGCAAGCGGCCAAATCATCGGTGCTTTATGCATCTGTGGGCGCAGTCGGTGCTGCATTTATGGACATTGAACGCGAAGCTTTTCGCATGACTGCAGACTGA
- a CDS encoding DUF3305 domain-containing protein, whose amino-acid sequence MKQTFPNSQTIPLGVVVRRTPGVTRWAKFAWQVSDVLPGAMSADWKVLRAEGDVTEFHAATLPLTLYVSDAEAYSHELQSRMPSVYAVLRPTGQNRDIPWSVALVTASPYEAQDYCDSAEELVEKIPMSDGLLAWIKDFVDTHYEEEVFVKRQRKNARVDQVDDGIGDSRILQTSDVYRAPRRKTVIN is encoded by the coding sequence TTGAAGCAGACTTTTCCAAATTCGCAAACAATTCCGCTTGGTGTCGTCGTGAGGCGGACACCGGGTGTTACACGCTGGGCAAAGTTTGCATGGCAAGTGTCGGATGTATTGCCTGGTGCCATGAGTGCCGATTGGAAAGTCCTGCGGGCAGAAGGCGATGTCACCGAATTCCACGCGGCCACCCTGCCTCTCACTCTTTATGTTTCAGATGCAGAAGCCTACTCGCACGAGCTTCAGTCGCGCATGCCTAGTGTCTATGCCGTGCTGCGCCCAACCGGTCAGAACAGAGATATCCCTTGGTCAGTCGCACTGGTGACAGCTTCACCGTATGAGGCACAGGATTATTGTGATTCAGCCGAAGAGTTGGTCGAAAAAATCCCGATGTCTGATGGATTGCTCGCATGGATCAAGGACTTCGTGGATACGCATTATGAAGAAGAGGTGTTTGTGAAGCGCCAGCGCAAGAACGCGCGGGTTGATCAGGTAGATGATGGCATTGGTGATTCACGGATACTTCAAACCAGCGATGTCTATCGTGCACCGCGTCGCAAGACGGTGATCAATTGA
- a CDS encoding DUF3306 domain-containing protein: MNRPVSSWSARRAAVAAEAEAEEHAAHEAIILQQRAELAEMSDEDILEELGLPDPESLKLGDDFKAFMSKAVPEHLRKRALRKLWRSNPVLACVDGLNDYDDDYLTGSTGQGIIKTGYQVGKGMLAHLLEVERLKTATPVDTLVPAEPEDVLEEVEQVDVVIEEPDNDLEPAFEHEIVSEEIEAPALRRMQFQFEDDIA, from the coding sequence TTGAATCGCCCCGTATCATCGTGGTCCGCCCGTCGCGCGGCCGTCGCAGCAGAGGCAGAGGCCGAAGAGCATGCAGCGCACGAGGCTATTATCTTGCAACAGCGTGCGGAGCTCGCTGAAATGTCGGACGAGGATATCCTTGAAGAGTTGGGATTGCCTGATCCGGAAAGCTTAAAGTTAGGGGATGATTTCAAGGCGTTTATGTCAAAGGCTGTACCAGAGCACCTGCGCAAACGTGCGTTGCGAAAGTTGTGGCGGAGCAACCCTGTGCTGGCCTGTGTTGACGGGCTGAACGACTATGATGACGATTATTTGACTGGCAGCACAGGTCAAGGCATCATTAAAACCGGTTATCAAGTTGGTAAAGGTATGCTGGCACACCTGCTCGAAGTCGAGCGCCTGAAAACCGCGACTCCCGTAGATACGCTTGTACCAGCGGAGCCCGAAGACGTTTTAGAAGAAGTTGAACAGGTAGATGTTGTGATTGAAGAGCCGGATAACGACCTCGAACCGGCCTTTGAACATGAGATTGTGTCTGAGGAAATCGAAGCCCCCGCGCTGCGACGTATGCAGTTTCAATTCGAGGATGACATCGCATGA
- the fdh3B gene encoding formate dehydrogenase FDH3 subunit beta, with protein MGRAKFLVDAERCIECNACVTACKNEHEVPWGINRRKVVTINDGKPGERSISVACMHCSDAPCMAVCPTDCFYQTADGVVLHSKDLCIGCGYCFYACPFGAPQFPQAGNFGSRGKMDKCTFCAGGPEENNSTAEFQKYGRNRIAEGKLPICAEMCATKALLAGDGDVVSGIYRERVVARGFGSGAWGWGTAYSQKGE; from the coding sequence ATGGGAAGAGCTAAGTTTCTCGTAGACGCTGAACGCTGCATCGAATGCAACGCCTGCGTAACAGCCTGTAAGAACGAACATGAAGTGCCGTGGGGGATCAACCGCCGGAAGGTTGTCACCATCAATGACGGCAAACCTGGTGAGCGGTCGATCTCGGTCGCGTGTATGCACTGTTCTGACGCCCCCTGTATGGCCGTGTGCCCAACAGATTGCTTCTATCAGACCGCCGATGGTGTGGTGTTGCACTCAAAGGATCTGTGCATCGGGTGTGGATATTGTTTCTATGCGTGCCCCTTTGGTGCGCCTCAATTTCCGCAGGCAGGCAACTTTGGGTCGCGCGGAAAAATGGACAAATGCACCTTCTGCGCCGGTGGCCCGGAAGAGAACAACTCCACCGCCGAGTTCCAGAAGTATGGCCGCAATCGCATTGCTGAGGGCAAGCTCCCGATCTGTGCTGAAATGTGCGCGACCAAGGCGCTGCTTGCTGGTGACGGCGATGTGGTGTCAGGCATTTACCGGGAACGTGTTGTCGCCCGCGGCTTTGGGTCTGGCGCATGGGGCTGGGGAACAGCCTATAGTCAAAAAGGCGAATAA
- a CDS encoding formate dehydrogenase subunit alpha has protein sequence MLRRKTNGLTRRSGSSPITVKNGNNTVDRRGFLRGSGLAIGGLTAIAATGGSVTQATAQSAATRAVETIKSVCTHCSVGCTVIAEVDNGVWTGQEPAWDSPFNLGAHCAKGSAVREHAHGERRLKYPMKKENGEWVRISWAQAIEEIGDGMMKIREESGPDSVYWLGSAKHNNEQAYLFRKFAAYWGTNNVDHQARICHSTTVAGVANTWGYGAMTNSYNDIHNSKAIFVIGGNPAEAHPVSLLHMLKAKEQNNAPLIVCDPRFTRTAAHADEYVRFRPGSDVALVWGILWHIFENSWEDKEFIRTRVWGMDQIRDEVARWTPEEVERVTGAPGSQLERVARTLANNRPGTVIWCMGGTQHTNGNNNTRAYCILQLALGNMGKAGGGTNIFRGHDNVQGATDLGVLADTLPGYYGLSAGSWAHWARVWEEDLDYLKGRFSPELVGDTPMMNLTGIPVSRWIDGVLEDAADIDQPDNTRAMVLWGHAPNSQTRQKEMKTAMEKLDMLVVVDPYPTVSAVLHDRTDGVYLLPACTQFETRGSVTASNRSLQWRDKVVEPLFESLPDHTIMAMFAEKFGFHEKIFRNIAIDEGGEPNIEDITREFNRGMWTIGYTGQSPERLKLHMANQYTFDRTTLRAVGGPADGDFYGLPWPCWGTPEMNHPGTANLYDMSIPVADGGLTFRARFGVERDGDNLLAEGVFTPGSDIEDGYPEFTVQMLRDLGWEDDLTNGEKASINAVAGYPEGAPLTSEAESDFNAATAGVNWKTDLSGGIQRVAIAHGCAPFGNAKARAVVWTFPDPVPTHREPLYSNRRDLVADYPTYEDKKFWRVPTLYASIQENDFSEEYPIILTSGRLVEYEGGGDESRSNPWLAELQQDMFVEINTRDANNLGVRDGAQVWVEGPEGGKVKVMAMVTERVGEGVAFMPFHFGGHMEGVDLRDKYPEGADPYVLGESTNTAQTYGYDSVTQMQETKATLCKIWTA, from the coding sequence ATGTTAAGAAGAAAGACTAATGGACTTACACGTCGATCAGGCAGTTCGCCGATCACTGTGAAGAATGGCAACAACACGGTAGACCGACGCGGCTTCTTGCGCGGTTCCGGCCTTGCGATTGGCGGTTTGACCGCGATTGCAGCAACCGGGGGATCGGTGACGCAGGCAACGGCCCAATCAGCGGCAACGCGTGCGGTGGAAACCATCAAATCCGTGTGCACCCACTGTTCTGTCGGCTGTACGGTTATCGCAGAAGTCGACAACGGTGTTTGGACTGGTCAGGAACCAGCGTGGGACAGCCCGTTTAACCTTGGCGCGCATTGCGCCAAAGGATCTGCGGTCCGCGAACACGCCCATGGTGAGCGCCGGCTCAAGTACCCGATGAAGAAAGAGAACGGCGAATGGGTCCGCATCAGCTGGGCACAGGCGATCGAAGAAATTGGCGACGGGATGATGAAAATCCGCGAAGAAAGCGGTCCGGATTCTGTGTATTGGCTGGGTTCGGCGAAGCATAACAACGAACAAGCATATCTGTTCCGCAAATTTGCGGCCTACTGGGGCACCAATAACGTCGACCACCAAGCGCGGATTTGCCACTCGACAACCGTTGCGGGCGTCGCGAATACTTGGGGCTACGGCGCCATGACCAACAGCTATAACGACATCCATAATTCCAAGGCGATCTTTGTGATCGGCGGCAACCCAGCCGAGGCACACCCGGTGTCCCTGCTGCACATGCTGAAAGCCAAAGAGCAAAACAATGCGCCTTTGATTGTATGTGACCCGCGCTTTACGCGCACGGCAGCACACGCTGATGAATACGTCCGGTTCCGTCCCGGTTCTGATGTCGCGCTGGTGTGGGGTATCTTGTGGCACATCTTTGAAAACAGCTGGGAAGACAAAGAATTCATCCGCACACGCGTGTGGGGCATGGACCAGATCAGAGACGAAGTGGCACGATGGACGCCTGAAGAAGTTGAGCGCGTCACCGGCGCACCCGGAAGCCAGCTTGAACGTGTTGCGCGGACGTTGGCCAACAACCGCCCCGGCACCGTAATCTGGTGTATGGGTGGCACGCAGCACACCAATGGCAACAACAACACCCGCGCATACTGTATCTTACAGCTTGCCCTAGGCAACATGGGCAAAGCAGGCGGTGGTACGAACATCTTTCGCGGCCACGACAACGTGCAAGGCGCAACCGACCTTGGCGTTCTGGCAGATACCTTGCCGGGCTACTACGGACTATCTGCTGGATCATGGGCCCACTGGGCGCGGGTCTGGGAAGAGGATCTTGATTACCTCAAGGGCCGTTTCTCACCTGAACTCGTTGGGGACACGCCAATGATGAACCTGACGGGTATTCCCGTCAGCCGTTGGATTGATGGCGTGCTCGAAGACGCCGCTGATATTGACCAGCCAGACAATACCCGCGCAATGGTTTTGTGGGGACATGCACCAAACAGCCAAACCCGTCAGAAAGAGATGAAGACGGCGATGGAAAAGCTGGACATGCTTGTCGTTGTTGACCCCTATCCGACTGTATCTGCTGTTTTGCATGATCGAACCGATGGCGTTTATTTGCTGCCGGCCTGTACGCAGTTCGAAACCAGAGGGTCCGTGACCGCATCCAACCGGTCGCTTCAATGGCGAGATAAAGTCGTGGAACCGCTCTTTGAATCTCTGCCAGATCATACGATTATGGCGATGTTCGCGGAGAAATTTGGCTTTCATGAGAAGATTTTCCGCAATATCGCGATCGATGAAGGCGGTGAGCCAAACATCGAAGACATCACCCGCGAATTTAACCGCGGCATGTGGACTATCGGCTACACAGGCCAGAGCCCTGAGCGCTTGAAATTGCACATGGCCAACCAATACACATTCGACCGTACTACTTTGCGCGCGGTTGGTGGCCCCGCTGATGGCGATTTTTACGGCCTGCCATGGCCCTGTTGGGGCACCCCCGAGATGAACCACCCGGGCACAGCAAACCTTTATGATATGTCAATCCCGGTTGCAGATGGAGGCCTGACATTCCGCGCCCGGTTTGGTGTGGAACGTGACGGCGATAACCTGCTTGCCGAGGGAGTGTTTACACCCGGTTCGGACATTGAGGACGGTTATCCGGAATTCACTGTGCAAATGTTGCGCGATCTGGGTTGGGAAGACGATCTGACCAATGGTGAAAAGGCATCGATCAACGCTGTCGCGGGTTATCCCGAGGGCGCGCCGCTCACGAGTGAGGCCGAGTCCGATTTCAATGCGGCGACCGCTGGCGTAAACTGGAAAACCGACCTTTCTGGCGGTATCCAACGCGTCGCAATCGCCCATGGGTGTGCGCCGTTCGGAAACGCGAAGGCCCGTGCGGTTGTCTGGACATTCCCGGACCCTGTGCCAACCCACCGCGAACCGCTTTATTCCAACCGTCGGGATCTGGTGGCTGATTATCCAACCTATGAGGATAAGAAATTCTGGCGCGTTCCAACCTTGTATGCCTCCATTCAGGAAAATGACTTTTCGGAAGAATACCCGATCATCCTGACCTCGGGGCGTTTGGTGGAATATGAGGGCGGTGGCGACGAGAGCCGCTCCAACCCGTGGCTTGCGGAATTGCAGCAAGACATGTTCGTCGAGATAAACACCCGCGATGCAAACAATCTGGGTGTACGTGATGGCGCACAAGTTTGGGTCGAAGGACCTGAAGGCGGCAAGGTAAAGGTGATGGCAATGGTCACCGAGCGGGTCGGCGAGGGCGTCGCCTTCATGCCGTTCCACTTTGGGGGTCACATGGAAGGCGTTGATCTGCGAGATAAATATCCCGAAGGTGCCGATCCATATGTGTTGGGCGAAAGCACCAACACCGCACAGACATATGGCTATGACAGCGTAACCCAGATGCAAGAGACCAAAGCGACTCTTTGCAAAATCTGGACAGCATAG